Proteins from a single region of Nitrospira sp.:
- a CDS encoding DUF2325 domain-containing protein, translating to MNLLIVGGDSAEVFRQRATGRTSRVEHWSGWKHRDLVRTIPKATEAVVVVLDRVSHALAKRVRGEASRRGLPVYFLKRGQQRDAGSQLGSACFDSRQYRKLSAHG from the coding sequence ATGAACCTACTGATAGTGGGGGGCGATTCAGCAGAAGTTTTCCGGCAACGCGCGACCGGCAGGACGAGTCGTGTGGAACATTGGTCCGGATGGAAGCATCGTGATCTTGTCCGGACCATTCCGAAAGCGACAGAAGCCGTTGTCGTCGTGTTGGATCGCGTCAGTCATGCGCTCGCGAAGCGGGTGCGTGGCGAAGCGTCGCGCCGGGGCCTTCCAGTGTACTTTCTGAAACGGGGCCAACAGCGTGATGCCGGCTCTCAGCTTGGCTCAGCCTGTTTTGATTCACGGCAATACCGAAAGTTGTCGGCGCATGGATAA